DNA sequence from the Pseudomonas tritici genome:
GTATTTAAATTTTGCTTTTTATGCCTTTAAAGTTCGCGCTACCCGGCGTTACCCATGTCGGATCGGATTGCGCTCGCTGCATTACCCTTGCGGCGTCATGGACTGGAAATGACCTTCGATTTCGCTTTTATCCTCAGCACCCTGCCGGCGTTTTTGAAAGCCGTGGGGGTGACCCTGCAAGTAGGCTTGATCGCCATTGCCACCTCGCTGCTGGTGGCGCTGATCAACGCGGCGCTGCTGGTGTTTCGCACGCCGTACCTGTCGCGCCTGGTGGCGCTGTACGTGGAGCTGGCCCGCAACACGCCGCTGCTGATCCAACTGTTTTTCGTGTACTTCGCGCTGCCGGCCCTGGGCTTCAATATTTCCGGGTTCTGGGCGGCGATCATCACCATGACGTTCCTTGGCGGCGCGTACCTCACTGAAGTGCTGCGCGCCGGTGTGGAAGCCGTGCCGCTGGCGCAGATCGAGTCGGGCAAGTCCATCGGCCTGTCCGATTGGCAACTGCTGCGGCATGTGATCCTGCCGCAGGCCGGCATTCTCAGCCTGCCGGCGCTGTTCGCCAATTTCATCTTCCTGCTCAAGGAAACCACCGTGGTCTCGGCCGTGGCGGTGCCGGAGATTCTCTACACCACCAAGAGCTACATCGCGCTGTACTACAAGACTTACGAGATGCTCGCCGTGCTGACGCTGATTTGCGTACTGCTGTTCTTGCCGCTGTCGCTGCTGCTCAGCCGCTTGGAAAGGAGGCTCCAACATGGCCAGTTCGGGTCTTGAGTTGTTGTGGGTGTCGTTGCCGCAACTGGGCAAGGGCGCTGCGCAAACCCTGTCGATTTCATTCTTGAGCATCGCCTTCAGCACCGTCGGTGGCGTGTTGTATGGCGTGCTGCGCACCTTGAATAACACGCTGATCAACGCGGCGCTGCGGGTTTATCTGGAGCTGTTTCGCGCAATCCCGGTGCTGGTGTGGTTGTACCTGCTGTTTTTCGGTCTGCCGATTTTCTTTGGCCTGAGCATCCCGAGTTTCTGGTGCGCGGTGCTGGTGCTGTCGTTGTGGGGCGCCAGTGAAGTCGGCGAAGTGGTGCGTGGCGCCTTGCATTCGTTGCCTCGCGGCCAGCGCGAGGCGGGGTTGTCGATAGGCCTGTCTGATCCGCAGCTCTACGGCTACGTGCTGCTGCCACAGGCGCTAAAGCGCATGACGCCACCGACCATCAACGTCTACACGCGCATCATCAAGACCAGCTCCCTGGCGGTGCTGATCGGCGTGGTGGATGTGATCAAGGTCGGCCAGCAAATCATCGAACGCACCTATGAGTCGGTTCTGATCTATGGCGTGCTGTTCCTGTTTTTCTTCTTTATCTGCTACCCGTTGTCGGCCGCCTCCAAGGTGCTGGAACGGCGCTGGGCCCAAGCATGAGCGCATTGATCGAGTTTCAGGGTTTCAACAAGTTCTTTGGCGAGGCGCAGGTGCTCAAGGGCATCGACCTGAGTGTGCAAAGCGGTGAAGTGGTGGTGATCCTCGGCCCCAGTGGCTGCGGCAAAAGCACCTTGCTGCGTTGCCTTAATGGTCTGGAAGTCGCGCATAGCGGTAGCCTGCGCTTTGCCGGCAATGAGCTACTGGACAAGAAAACCGACTGGCGCCAGGTGCGCCAGGACATTGGCATGGTGTTCCAGAGTTACCACCTGTTCCCGCACATGAGCGTGCTCGACAACATCCTGCTCGGCCCGTTGAAGGTGCAAAAACGCGACCCTCGTGAAGCCCGTGAGCAGGCCGAAAAGCTGCTGGACCGCGTGGGCCTGGCCGACAAGCGCGACGCCTTCCCACGCCAGCTCTCTGGCGGCCAGCAGCAACGCATCGCCATCGTCCGCTCGTTGTGCATGAACCCCAAAGTGATGCTGTTTGACGAAGTCACCGCCGCCCTCGACCCGGAAATGGTCAAGGAAGTGCTGGAAGTGATCCAGGGCCTGGCCCGCGATGGCATGACCCTGCTGATCGTCACCCACGAAATGGCCTTCGCCCGCGCCGTCGCCGACCGCGTGGTGTTTATGGAGGCCGGTCGCATCCTTGAACACAACACCCCCGAAGAATTCTTTACGAACCCGCAAACCGCACGCGCGCAGCAGTTCCTGGAGAAGTTCTCCTTTGTGTCAACACTGCCCAAAAAACCTAAGGAACTTGCGCTGATATGAAAAAGTTACTGCTGCCACTGTTTGCCGTCGCCTTACTGGCCGGGTGCGATAAAAAGGCCGAAGAGCCTGTAAAGCCGGCTGCCACCGTAAGCTCCATCGACAAGATCAAGGCGCGCGACAAACTGATCGTCGGCGTCTTCACCGACAAGCCGCCGTTCGGTTTTGTCAACGAAACCGGTCGCTATGTGGGGTTCGATACCGACATTGGCCGTCAATTCGCCAAGGACCTGCTGGGCGACGAAAACAAAGTCGAATTCGTGGCGGTCGAGCCGGCCAGCCGTATTCCGTTTCTGCAAAGCGACAAGGTCGATCTGATCCTTGCCAACATGACTGTGACCCCGGAGCGCAAGGAAGCGGTGGACTTCACCAACCCCAACCTGAAAGTCGCGGTACAGGCCCTGGTGCCAAACAATAGCGCCGTGAAAAGCCTGGATGACCTGGCCACCCGTACGACCATCGTCACCACCGGTACCACGGCTGATATCTGGCTGACCAAGAACCACCCGGACTGGAAACTGCTCAAGTTCGAGAAAAACTCCGAGTCGCTGCAAGCGCTGTCCGCTGGCCGGGGTGATGCCTACGCCCAAGACAACCTGGTGCTGTTCAGTTGGGCCAAGCAGAACCCGGGTTACCGCGTGCTGGAAGAAAAACTCGGTGATGAAGCGCCGATTGCGCCAGCGGTGAAGAAGGGCAACATCGAACTGCGTGACTGGGTGAATGCCGAGTTGGCGAAGTTGGGTGAGGAGAAATTCCTGCTCAAGCTCTACGACCAATACGTGCGTAAAGAACTGAGCGATGACACCAAGCCTGAGAGTGTGATTGTTGAGGGTGGGAAGTGGCAGGGTTGATCCGTTCATTATTGAGTGACTGACCTACCGCTATCGCAGGCGAGCCCGCTCCCACATTTGAAAGTATTCACACATCAAAATGTGGGAGCGGGCTTGCCCGCGATGAGGCCAGTACAGGCGACGCCTATTCTGGCCAATGCCAAGCTGGCGCATCCAGAATCCCCTGCCCGACGATCCGTGTCTCCCCCAACACCTTCTCCAGCACAATCGAATTACACCCCTCATCCTGCTGCAACGCCGCAATCAAGCGGCTGGCATGGGACACCACCCACACTTGGCAATGCTGCGAAGCCTGGATAATCAAGCGCGCCAACGCCGGTAACAAATCCGGGTGCAGGCTGGTCTCCGGCTCGTTCAGCACCATCATGGTCGGTGGCCTCGGCGTCAGCAGCGCCGCGATCAGTAGCAAGTATCGCAAGGTGCCGTCGGATAACTCTGCCGCCGACAGTGGCCGCAGCAAACCTTCCTGATAAAACTCAATCGCAAAACGCCCGCCCTGCAGCGGCTCGATATTCAGGCGCGTGCCGGGGAACGCATCGCTTACCGCCCGCTGCAAAGCCTCGGGGTCACCGATCTCGCGGATCGTCTGCAACGCTGCCGCCAGATCGCGCCCATCGTGGTGCAAAACCGGTGTGCGCGTACCCAATTGCGGCTGGCGTACCGGTGCATCCACATCGCTGCGAAAGTGATCATAAAAGCGCCAGCCACGGATGCTTTCCCGCAGCAGCAACACCTCCGGCGAGCCGCGCAGGCTGCCGACCTGGTCAAATAGGCTGTGATAGTTGGGCGTGTGCTGGGCGAGGACATCCCAGTTTCGACCGTCGCGTGCGCGCACCATGGGCCCGGACCGTTGCACCAGCAGGCTCGCCGGACGGTAGAGGTGGCCGGCCCAGATGCATTCCTTCTTTACTTCCGGGTCCAGGGAGAAGTACGACAGAGTCTTTTCCGGCAGCCCAAGGGAAATCGCGTAGCTGAAGTCGTCCCCGGCAAAGCCCAGGCGTAAGCGTTTGACGCCCTGGCGCACGGTGGCCTCAACCGGCACCTCACCGCTGCGCATGCGCCGGCTGATGGTTTCCGGCCCGGCCCAGAAGGTGGAGTCCAATCCG
Encoded proteins:
- a CDS encoding amino acid ABC transporter permease, whose translation is MTFDFAFILSTLPAFLKAVGVTLQVGLIAIATSLLVALINAALLVFRTPYLSRLVALYVELARNTPLLIQLFFVYFALPALGFNISGFWAAIITMTFLGGAYLTEVLRAGVEAVPLAQIESGKSIGLSDWQLLRHVILPQAGILSLPALFANFIFLLKETTVVSAVAVPEILYTTKSYIALYYKTYEMLAVLTLICVLLFLPLSLLLSRLERRLQHGQFGS
- a CDS encoding amino acid ABC transporter permease — encoded protein: MASSGLELLWVSLPQLGKGAAQTLSISFLSIAFSTVGGVLYGVLRTLNNTLINAALRVYLELFRAIPVLVWLYLLFFGLPIFFGLSIPSFWCAVLVLSLWGASEVGEVVRGALHSLPRGQREAGLSIGLSDPQLYGYVLLPQALKRMTPPTINVYTRIIKTSSLAVLIGVVDVIKVGQQIIERTYESVLIYGVLFLFFFFICYPLSAASKVLERRWAQA
- a CDS encoding amino acid ABC transporter ATP-binding protein, yielding MSALIEFQGFNKFFGEAQVLKGIDLSVQSGEVVVILGPSGCGKSTLLRCLNGLEVAHSGSLRFAGNELLDKKTDWRQVRQDIGMVFQSYHLFPHMSVLDNILLGPLKVQKRDPREAREQAEKLLDRVGLADKRDAFPRQLSGGQQQRIAIVRSLCMNPKVMLFDEVTAALDPEMVKEVLEVIQGLARDGMTLLIVTHEMAFARAVADRVVFMEAGRILEHNTPEEFFTNPQTARAQQFLEKFSFVSTLPKKPKELALI
- a CDS encoding transporter substrate-binding domain-containing protein — protein: MKKLLLPLFAVALLAGCDKKAEEPVKPAATVSSIDKIKARDKLIVGVFTDKPPFGFVNETGRYVGFDTDIGRQFAKDLLGDENKVEFVAVEPASRIPFLQSDKVDLILANMTVTPERKEAVDFTNPNLKVAVQALVPNNSAVKSLDDLATRTTIVTTGTTADIWLTKNHPDWKLLKFEKNSESLQALSAGRGDAYAQDNLVLFSWAKQNPGYRVLEEKLGDEAPIAPAVKKGNIELRDWVNAELAKLGEEKFLLKLYDQYVRKELSDDTKPESVIVEGGKWQG
- a CDS encoding AAA family ATPase, translated to MLKTLAVANYRSINTLVVPLDRLNLVTGPNGSGKSNLYRALRLLAETAQGGVINALAREGGLDSTFWAGPETISRRMRSGEVPVEATVRQGVKRLRLGFAGDDFSYAISLGLPEKTLSYFSLDPEVKKECIWAGHLYRPASLLVQRSGPMVRARDGRNWDVLAQHTPNYHSLFDQVGSLRGSPEVLLLRESIRGWRFYDHFRSDVDAPVRQPQLGTRTPVLHHDGRDLAAALQTIREIGDPEALQRAVSDAFPGTRLNIEPLQGGRFAIEFYQEGLLRPLSAAELSDGTLRYLLLIAALLTPRPPTMMVLNEPETSLHPDLLPALARLIIQASQHCQVWVVSHASRLIAALQQDEGCNSIVLEKVLGETRIVGQGILDAPAWHWPE